CTTGATGCGCGAACCTTCACGCTCTGTGATCGAGCCGCCCAGAGCAACGACCAACGCTTCGATGGCAGAGAAAACAACCGACGGCGACGTTGGCCGGGCGAAGATGGCCTGAAGCGTCTTTCGGTGTTTGGCGTTCACAACGGCAGATGCTAGCGCTTATTGCTATCAGTTGCAAGCGCGAAGTGATAGCGCCTTAAGATCGCGAAGAGGGCGTCTAACGAGTAAGCTGGTGTGGCCGA
This portion of the Acidobacteriota bacterium genome encodes:
- a CDS encoding type II toxin-antitoxin system HicA family toxin, whose protein sequence is MNAKHRKTLQAIFARPTSPSVVFSAIEALVVALGGSITEREGSRIKITLQGEQWHCHRPHPGKHAKRYQVEEARELLERIGVKP